GTGCTTTTGTCCCTACAGAGCATGGCACTCACTTCTGGACAGATAATCCCGTAGACTCTCTTTATGAGAAAAATAGAGCTGGAGCTAAAACAGTAAATAAATATAGAAAGGAATTTCTAGATGACTGGGCAGAAAGAATGTCTTGGATAGGAGATTGAACCTTAATATGAAACTTAATCTGCTATGTTTGCTATTTTCCTTTAACAGAGAAACTGTTAAATAAAGCGTGAGCAGACTATAAGCTAGATATCTCTTAAAGAGTGGTGTAAAACCTATCGAAAGATTAAAAGGCCATCTTATAGATATTTATGCTGACGCTAGAATAAGTTTCAGTAATTAAACGAAATAAAAAAAGGTTGAATCCGATTTTACTCAGATTCAACCTTCTTTAAAGTATTATTAGACCTAAACAGCCCCTACACCAAGCTTATTCAAAACCGTAAAGTGGCTTTTTAAAGCACCATAAAACGTTTTGTGATGATTATAAGGTACATCGTATTCTAATGCGGTAGCTTTTACAATCTTAGAAATGTCTTTGTAATGCACATGGCAAATATTTGGAAATAAATGATGCTCAATCTGATAATTAAGACCACCAATAAACCATGAGAAGAAAGTGCTTCCATTGGCAAAGTTGGCAGTAGTTCTCATTTGATGAATAGCAAAACTGTTCTCTAAGTTTCCTGAATCGTCAGGAATAAAGAAATCTGTTTCTTCTAAAACGTGAGCACATTGAAAAATCAAAGCTAAAACTTGACCACAAATGGCGTGCATTAAAAGAAAACCTAAAAGCGTCTGCCACCACAATATGCTTGAAAGAGCTATTGGCAATACTATGAATATGATCAGATAAAGTGTTTTAGCGAAGAAAATCTCTATAGACGCTCTTAATATTGAAATACCTTGCTCCTGCACTAAATTCTCCTTCCCATATTTGATAGTTTGTTCTATATCTTTTCCCAAAAACCAATAAAGAGACAGTAAACTATATAAAAACGGAGCATAGAATATCTGAAACTTATGAAAAGCAAGATGCTTCTGGTGAGGCGAAAGTCTCAATGAGTTATTCTTTGAGATATCGTCATCATACCCTTGAATATTAGTAAAAGTATGATGAAGCACATTATGCTGAATCTTCCAGTTTATATGGTATCCACCCACAAAGTTTATGATAAGCCCTACAAAACTGTTGACATTTTTATTCTTCGAGTACGAACCATGGTTAGCATCATGCATAACAGACAGTCCTATGCCTGACATACCAAAACCCATCAATGCCCATAGTCCAATATTACCAGCCACTGAAGTCACTAATCCACTTAAAATAAAGCCGTAAGGGATAAAATATAGACCGCACATGAAAATAGTTTTGAAAACCATGCTTGCATTTCCTTGCTTAGAAATGTTATTGGTTTTAAAATGAGAGTTGACCCGTTTCACAACTTCTCTAAAAAATTCCGGTTTACTCCGGATGTTAAATTTCACGCCCTCTCCTCTCATTCTTATTCTTTAGTTTGTTTACGAAGTCTACAAAGTAGGAAATTACGAAGACAGTTAAGACCTCTTCTAACTTTTATAATTGTTAATTTTTCTAAAGCGACTTATAATCTCCCTCAAAATCATAATTTCTGGCATCTAAAAGGGTTGATATTACATCAAGTAAATAAGATGGTAAGACTATATAAAATGGATAACTTTGCACCATGAAAAAAGAGCAACAAGAAATCATTGACAAATTAGGCATAGCAGAGCTTAATGAAATGCAGATTGAAACCCAAAAGGCTATTAGCAACCATAAAGAAGTAGTACTGCTCTCTCCTACTGGTTCTGGAAAAACTTTGGCTTTTTTGTTGCCCTTAATTGCTAATCTAGACCCAGAGTCTGAAGAAATTCAAGCTCTAATTTTAGTACCTTCTAGAGAGCTTGCTATTCAAATAGAGCAGGTAACTAGAGAAATGGGTAGTGGTTATAAAATCAATGCCGTTTATGGTGGACGCTCAGGCTCAAAAGACAAAATGGAGCTAAAGCACACTCCTGCCATATTAATAGGTACACCAGGCCGAGTAGCTGACCATATTAGAAGAGAAAATATATCGACTCAGTTTATCAAAACTTTGGTGCTTGACGAATTTGACAAATCCTTGGAAACTGGTTTTGAAAAAGAGATGAAAGAGATTGTAGAATCTCTTCCTGCATTAGACAGAAAAATATTAACATCGGCTACGCAAAAGGCTGAAATACCAGAATTTTTGAGATTAATAGAACCTAAAGAAATCAATTTCTTAGGTGGGGCAAAAACTAAACTAAAGCTTCAATTAGTAGTTTCGCCTACTAAAAATAAACTCGAAACACTTGCCAACCTTTTGGCTCACATAGGTAATGCCAATGGTATTATTTTTTGTAACCTTAAAGACACCATTAGTGGCGTAAGTACTTTTCTGGAAAAGAGAAGAATTAACCATGAATGCTTTTTTGGTGGCATGGAGCAGATAGACAGAGAGCGAGCTTTAATCAAATTCCGTAATGGCTCTAGCAAAGTATTGGTAGCTACAGATTTGGCAGCCCGTGGCATTGATGTACCTGCCTTAGATTATATTATCCACTTCCAGCTCCCGCCTAGAGAAGACGAATTCACCCACAGAAATGGACGTACCGCCAGAATGAACAGCAACGGAACTGCCTATATTTTAAAGGGTAAAGACGAAAAATTGCCTTCATTCATATCTGGTGTGAATGAATTAAAAATTGACGCCACAGAGAAAGAGGTTGAACTGGACCAATGGACAACGCTTTTTGTTTCTGGAGGAAGAAAAGACAAAATATCTAAAGGAGACATAGCCGGTTTGTTTTTCAAACAAGGCCAACTTGGTAAAGAAGAATTAGGCAACATAGAATTAAAACAAGATTGTGCTTTTGTGGCAGTGCCTACAGCCAAAGCTCACAAGCTTATTGCTTCTCTAAATAATACAAAACTAAAAACGAAGAAAGTGAGGATTAGCGAGCTGAAATAAGCTTATCTATCGGGTTTCTATTATCTAAAATAACTATAAGAAGAATCTATATTCCTTTTATAAAAAAAAGATTTTAGTAGCAACCTAATATCTAATTTTGTGGTTCAATATGAAAGACCCTGCTAAAACTAGGGATAGAGAAATGAGACTTATTTTAATACTGGCTATTACAGCACTTTTCGTTCAAAATAGCACTGCCCAAGCACCCAATCCTTTAAACACGAATGAGGATTTTCATAGATTCTATTTTTATGGCGGTTGGAATTCAGGAACTTATTCCAAATCTGACATTACTTTTTCAGGAGTCGACTATGACTTTTTATTAGAAAATGTGGTGGCCAAAGACAGACAAACGCCTTTTAGCATTGACCAATATATCAATCCAAAAAACATTACTATTCCTCAGTACAATTTCAGGATTGGTTATTTTATAAAAAAGAACTGGGATATTTCATTTGGTATAGACCATATGAAGTACGTGATGCAGGCTGACCAAACTGTTAAAATAACAGGAGAGATTGCTAATTCTAATACGCCATATGATGGTAGCTATGCCAATGAGGCCATCAAGTTGACAGAGGACTTTTTAAAATTTGAACATACCGATGGGCTAAACTATGTCAATGTAGCTCTAAGACGTTCTCAAGAACTTTTAGATTTCAATAAAATCAAGGTAAACACTGTTTTAGGTGCTGGGATTAGCGTTTTATATCCAAGGACCAATACGACATTACTCAGCAGAGAAAGAAATGACGAATTCCATCTTTCTGGTTTCGGTCTAGATGGCACCGTAGGCTTAAATGTCACTTTCTTTGATGGCTTTTTTATTCAATCTGAGCTGAAAGGCGGCTACATTAATATGCCAGACATCACTACCACCAAGTCTGACTTAGACAAAGCCAGTCAAGACTTTTTCTTTGGACAAGGGAACATCACTTTTGGGGCTATTATCAAAATCAAAAAGTAGTTTGTGACTATGCTCATGTTTTCATGATGCATTAAATGACAGTAGTCATATTGGCTATTCTTTAATAAAAATTGACAAGTATCTAGACTTGCAAATAACTAAATTTACGTATTGTAATTTCTTAAACACAGTACATGAAAATAGCAGTTTTTAGCACACAATCTTACGACAAAGAATACCTCGACAAATTTAAAGAAGACCTTAACCTCACTTATTTTGAAGCGTCTTTAAATACCTCTACTGTTTCATTAACCAAAGGCTATGATGTGGTTTGTGCTTTTGTTAACGACAAACTAGATAAGGAGACGATTGACACGCTTGCTAAAAATGGGGTAAAAGCCATAGCCATGCGATGTGCTGGCTATAATAATGTGGATTTGACCGCAGCTGCCGATAATAACATTACTGTGATGCACGTACCTGTATATTCGCCGCACGCCATTGCTGAGCATGCTGTTGCCTTAATTTTAACATTAAACAGGAAAACCCATAAAGCATATAATAGAGTGAGAGAAGGTAATTTCTCTTTGCAAAACCTGACTGGTTTTGACCTCTATAATAAAACTGTGGGGGTGATTGGCACTGGAGAAATTGGAGCTATATTCTGTAAAATCATGCTTGGTTTTGGCTGCAAGGTTCTAGCCTTTGATATGGTAGAATCCGCGGAGTTAAAATCAGCTGGAGTTCAGTTTGAAAGCATGGAAAATATCCTTAAACAGTCTGACATCATTTCATTACACTGTCCACTTACTCCAAAAACGTTTCACTTATTTGATGAGGAAGCTTTTGCCAAAATGAAAAAAGGTGCCATGCTCATTAACACAAGTCGTGGTGGGGTAATTGACACTTCTGCAGTTATTGAGGCTTTAAAAAATAGAACTTTAGGGTATTTAGGCATTGACGTTTACGAACAAGAAGACAAGCTCTTTTTCCACGATTTATCTGAAAGTGTTATTCAAGATGATCAAATTCAGCGACTTATAAGTTTCCCCAATGTTTTAATTACTTCTCATCAAGGTTTTTTCACCAAAGAAGCCTTGGACCAAATAGCGATTACAACCTTAAAAAACATTACAAACTTTGCTTCCGGAAATACGATTGAGAATGAAGTGAAATTGAATAAATAATAGTGGATAAGATTATCCATTATTGTGATTTTATACTTAACTTTGCATAGCAAAAGACAATAATTTAGATGTTTTCGAAATCTTGTGAATACGGTATTAGGGCCTCCATTTATATAACCGAACAATCTGAGCTCGGCAGAAAAGTGGGGCTAAAAGAAGTAGCAAAGGCCATCAATTCGCCAGAAGCGTTTACTTCTAAAATCTTGCAACAGCTAACTAGAAGTGATGTACTCATCTCTGAAAAAGGTCCTCATGGCGGTTTTTCTGTACTTGCCAATACACTAGACACCGTCACTTTAAGTCATGTGGTAACGGCAATAGATGGTGATAAAATCTATACGGGCTGTGGCTTAGGTTTGGAGCAATGCAATGAAAAAAAGCCGTGCCCAGTTCATGACCAATTTAAGGGAGTAAGAGATAGACTAAGGGATATGCTAGAGACTACCACCCTAAAGTCACTAACCACTGAATTGTCAGAAGGTTTGACATTTTTGAAAAGATAAAAATTTGAACAAATATTGGATAAAAACATCCATTACTAATCATGAAAACTACCGAAAAAGATATTCTAGAGATATCAGACATTAAAGTTTTGGTGGATACGTTTTACGAAAAAATCAGGCAAGACAGTACTTTGGGGCCTATTTTTAATGAACGTATAAAAGACAAATGGCCTGAACACCTTGACAAAATGTACCGCTTCTGGCAAACAATTTTGCTCGACGAACACACTTACCATGGAAGTCCTTTTGTACCACATGCAAAGCTACCTGTAGATAAATCACATTTTGACCAATGGATAAAGCTCTTTTATGAAACCGTGGACGCACTTTATGTAGGCGAAAAAGCCGATAGAGCTAAATGGCAAGGAGAAAGAATGGCCGAGATGTTTCATTCTAAAATAGAGTATTTCAGAAATAACCCCTCTTACAAAGTATTATGAGCATCGTCAAAAGTCCTATTACGGTCATGGCCACTTTCCTCTGGATTGGCTTTGTATGTGCCATCAGTTTTTTAGAAGCTTGGCTAAAATTTCAAGCTCCTGGAATTACGCTTTCCTTAGGCTTGGGTATTGGCAGGCTAGTTTTCAATATGCTAAATAAAGTAGAATGGGTATTTGCTATAGCCATTTTCATTAATCTAATCATTCAGGCAAAAAAAGGTTTCAAACTACCCTATTTAGTTTTTATTATTCCATTGGTATTACTGGCTATTCAGAGTATTTGGTTACTTCCTGCTTTAGATGCTAGAGCTGAATTGTACATTCAAAATCAGCCAGTTCCTCCGTCAAATAATCACTTTTACTATGTTGGTATGGAGGCACTAAAAGTTATTTCACTTGTGGTATTTGGTATTTCACAATTCAAAAAACAAACAATATGAAAATCACAGAACAACAAAACATCGGAAAACTAGTAGCCGAAAACTATAAGGCAGCTTCAATTTTCAAAGCCTACAAAATAGACTACTGCTGCAACGGAAACAGAACCATAGCAGATGTATGCAAATCGCAAAACCTTAACGCAGAGCAGCTGATTGATAAACTAGAAAATGTACTGAACAGCACCGCTACACAAAGTATTGATTATAAATCATGGCCGGCAGACTTACTGGCAGATTATATTGAGAAAAAGCACCACAGATATGTGGAAGAAAAAATATTAGAAATAAAACCCCTTCTTGAAAAACTATGTAGTGTACATGGAGAAAACCACCCAGAGCTTCATGAAATAAAAGAACTATTTATGACATCGGCTGGGGAGCTAACTGCTCACATGAAAAAAGAAGAGTTTATTCTGTTTCCGTTTGTAAGAAAAATGGTTCAAAACAAATCAGGTTCTGGCTCGGTTACAAGTCCTCAATTTGGCACAGTAGAAAACCCTATTGACATGATGAAACATGAGCACGAAGCAGAAGGAGAGAGATTTGAGAAAATAGCAGCACTGTCAAACAATTATACACCTCCTGCCGATGCTTGCAGCACATACACAGTGACCTATGCTCTTCTAAAGGAGTTTCAAGAAGACCTCCACTTGCATATACATTTAGAAAACAACATTTTATTTCCTCAGGCCATAAAAATGGAAAAAGAGTTAGTACACTAAAATCTAAATTATGGAAAACAACAAGCCCATTAAAAGAGTTAAATCGCTTCAATTTTTAAGTAGAGAGCACCATCATTCGCTGCTGCTTTGCTGGAAAATAAGAAGGGGCTTTCAAAAGCCCGTGGAGCCCAGAAGGATTAAAACCTATGTAGATTGGTTCTTTGAAAACCATATATCGCCTCACTTTGAACTGGAAGAAAAATACATCTACCCTATTCTAGGCAAAGAAAACCGCTATGTAAAAAAGGGAATTGCAGAGCATAGAAGACTTAAAAGGTTGTTTCAAGGAAAAGACGATATCTATAAGGCTCTAAATCATATAGAAGAGGAACTGGAAAAACATATAAGATTTGAAGAGCGTGTACTTTTTCAAGAAATTCAAAAAGTGGCTACGCCAAAACAAATGGAAGCAATAGAGCAGATGCACGAAGAAGAGAAATTTGAAGATAACTTATCAGATATATTTTGGACAAAATAAGTATCACCGTTTTAAGGAATGGCTTAGAAAGGAAAATAGAAACAAAGCCTAATGAGTACAAAAACCTCATGTTTCTTCTGAAAGACCATTGCTATCCTGATGATTTCGGAGAGTGCGGCGGAATGGGAAGATGTGCCACCTGCATAATAAAAGCTTCAGGACTTAAAGGTGCTGCATTAGAAAAAGACAGAAACGAACCTGCCACGCTAGAAAAGTTTAGACAATCTGACCCAAACCTAAGACTAGCTTGTGGACTACACATCAGCTCAGATTTAGAAGGTGCGATTATAGAGCTTATTGAAATCTAGCCGCTCTTAATAAACAAACCTGTTTTTATAGAAAACAAAACTTCTGTTCTTTTGAATGATAGTTCCTTGTTTATCGTTTACCTAGTATCTAAAACTCCTAAAAACCTTTTGAGGCAAATCATGAAAAAGCTACTTCTACTAATATTTACTGCAGTCTTATCTCTTAACCTTCAGGCTCAAAGCATTGACAAAACGAAATCGATAGTCAATTTTAAAATTGGCAACATGAAAATAAGCTCTGTAAAAGGGACATTTACAAACATGAGTGGAACTATCAATTTTGAGGAAGCCGACCTGAAAAACTCAAGTTTTGATGTTTGTGTAGACGCCTCCACGGTCAATACTAAAAACAAAAACAGAGACAAAACGCTTACCGAAGCCGGATTTTTTGATGTAGAGAAATATCCAAAAATTTGTTTCAAATCAAAAGACATCTACATAACCCCTGACGGGTTTGCAGCAAAGGGGAAACTAAGCATGCATGGCGTTACAAAAGATGAAATAATTAGCTTCAGCTATAAAAACAATCACTTTAATGGCGAACTGGAAGTAAGCAGAGAAGCCTATAAAATTGGCGACAGCATGGGTAACTTCCTGATTAGCGATACCGCCAAACTAGAGATTGACTGTTTTGTAAAATAGGGCTTTATTTTTTGAAAGATTAAATGTAAGTTTATCTAACAAAACAACTCAAAGCCATGAAAAGTAAAACTTACAGCAACAACGACGTCACTATACTTTGGCAAGCAGATAAGTGTACACATGCAGGTGTTTGCGTTAGAACATTACCTAATGTTTATGACCCAAAAGTCAGACCTTGGATTAAACCAGAAAACGCTTCAGGTGAAGAACTTATAGCTCAAGTTTCTAAATGTCCATCAGGTGCTTTAAGTATTGTCAATGAGTAATGCCATTGAAATAATTAGAACGGACACTAGCGAACGGAAAGGCATTTTCACTGCTTACCTTAATGGATTAGCCGCAGGAGAAATGACCTACACATGGGCTGGTACTCAGAAATTCATCATAGACCACACAGGCGTAAATGATGGCTTTAATGGCAGAGGGATAGGCAAAGAACTAGTAAAAGCTGGCGTAGCTTTTGCCAGAAAGGAAAATGTCAAAATAATGCCCCTTTGCCCGTTCGCTAAAAGCTACTTCGACAAACATCAAGCCATTCATGATGTGCTTTATAAGGTTGGGGGCTAAAACGACACACAAATCTGCTTTAAAGGCTTTTCTAAATATGTCATTTTTTTGAACTAATGTCATCTTAAAAAGGAGGTGTTATTAAACCTCCATTTAAAGGAACTAATCAGCTAAAACTTCATTTTATACTTATATAAAAACAGGCTTTTCTAAGCCTCCAGTCATTACAAAAATCAACAGAAAATGGATTTAAGAATAAAAGACAAAATAGCATTCATTAGTGGTTCTACAGCTGGTATTGGATATGCTATTGCTGATAGATTACTAAAAGAAGGTGCCGAAGTTATTATTAACGGAAGGTCAGAAGGAAGTATTGAGAAGGGGATTACTTCATTAAAAAACAATAACCCTAATGCGGTTGTTTCTGGCATAGCAGCTGACTTTTCAAAAGTAGAAGAAGTTAATAATTTGATAGCTCAGCTACCAAATATTGACATATTGATAAATAATGCTGGCATCTTTGAACCGAAGGCTTTTACTGATATTCCTGACGAAGATTGGTACAGACTTTTTGAAGTGAATGTCATGAGCGGCATCAGGCTTTCTCGTCATGTTTTCCCTCAAATGTTAGAAAAAAACTGGGGAAGAATCATTTTTATCTCTAGCGAATCCGCCGTGTTTATTCCTGACGAAATGATTCATTACGGAATGACTAAAACAGCACAGTTGGCCGTTAGCCGTGGATTAGCGGAATTAACCAAAGGAACTAAAGTAACCGTAAATTCTATTTTACCTGGCCCTACCAAATCTAAAGGCGTTGAAGAGTTTTTAGAAAAACTAGCTACCGAAAATAAAACAACTGTGGACGAGGTAGAAAAAGGCTTCTTCAAAAAAGACCGTCCTACTTCGCTCATCCAGCGTTTTGCAGCAGTAGAAGAGGTAGCCGACACTGTAGCTTATTATGTCAGCGAATTGGCTTCCGCCACAAATGGTGCTGCCATCAGAGTGGAAGGCGGTTTGGTGAAGTCAGTTATTTGATATTAAAAGACCATGGAGTTTCAAACCCTCCATGGTCTTTTTTTTATACGTCAAAAACCACCTCATCATAAGACAATCTAAGTCTTTCGTTAGTTACTCCCTCTGGCAGTCCTTTGCCGCAGACTACTATTATACTTACGTCGGCCGACTTTGGTAAATTCAATATTTTGCGAACCCATACGGAATCAAAACCTTCCATGGGGCAGGTGTCATAATCTTGGTCTTTCATGGCTAGCATAAAGGTTTGGGCGGCTATCGCCAGCGATTTATTAGAAACTACTTTGCTGTCATTTCTTCTAGTGAAACGCATCATTGGTTTGCCATTTACCACTCGCCAAGCTAAAACCAGTTGTCTGATAATAGAATTAAGTGGCCAAAGCGAATTATCATAGAAGAGTTTCATCATGCTTTCGTAATAATGAATT
This sequence is a window from Arcticibacterium luteifluviistationis. Protein-coding genes within it:
- a CDS encoding fatty acid desaturase family protein — encoded protein: MRGEGVKFNIRSKPEFFREVVKRVNSHFKTNNISKQGNASMVFKTIFMCGLYFIPYGFILSGLVTSVAGNIGLWALMGFGMSGIGLSVMHDANHGSYSKNKNVNSFVGLIINFVGGYHINWKIQHNVLHHTFTNIQGYDDDISKNNSLRLSPHQKHLAFHKFQIFYAPFLYSLLSLYWFLGKDIEQTIKYGKENLVQEQGISILRASIEIFFAKTLYLIIFIVLPIALSSILWWQTLLGFLLMHAICGQVLALIFQCAHVLEETDFFIPDDSGNLENSFAIHQMRTTANFANGSTFFSWFIGGLNYQIEHHLFPNICHVHYKDISKIVKATALEYDVPYNHHKTFYGALKSHFTVLNKLGVGAV
- a CDS encoding DEAD/DEAH box helicase, with the translated sequence MKKEQQEIIDKLGIAELNEMQIETQKAISNHKEVVLLSPTGSGKTLAFLLPLIANLDPESEEIQALILVPSRELAIQIEQVTREMGSGYKINAVYGGRSGSKDKMELKHTPAILIGTPGRVADHIRRENISTQFIKTLVLDEFDKSLETGFEKEMKEIVESLPALDRKILTSATQKAEIPEFLRLIEPKEINFLGGAKTKLKLQLVVSPTKNKLETLANLLAHIGNANGIIFCNLKDTISGVSTFLEKRRINHECFFGGMEQIDRERALIKFRNGSSKVLVATDLAARGIDVPALDYIIHFQLPPREDEFTHRNGRTARMNSNGTAYILKGKDEKLPSFISGVNELKIDATEKEVELDQWTTLFVSGGRKDKISKGDIAGLFFKQGQLGKEELGNIELKQDCAFVAVPTAKAHKLIASLNNTKLKTKKVRISELK
- a CDS encoding 2-hydroxyacid dehydrogenase is translated as MKIAVFSTQSYDKEYLDKFKEDLNLTYFEASLNTSTVSLTKGYDVVCAFVNDKLDKETIDTLAKNGVKAIAMRCAGYNNVDLTAAADNNITVMHVPVYSPHAIAEHAVALILTLNRKTHKAYNRVREGNFSLQNLTGFDLYNKTVGVIGTGEIGAIFCKIMLGFGCKVLAFDMVESAELKSAGVQFESMENILKQSDIISLHCPLTPKTFHLFDEEAFAKMKKGAMLINTSRGGVIDTSAVIEALKNRTLGYLGIDVYEQEDKLFFHDLSESVIQDDQIQRLISFPNVLITSHQGFFTKEALDQIAITTLKNITNFASGNTIENEVKLNK
- a CDS encoding RrF2 family transcriptional regulator codes for the protein MFSKSCEYGIRASIYITEQSELGRKVGLKEVAKAINSPEAFTSKILQQLTRSDVLISEKGPHGGFSVLANTLDTVTLSHVVTAIDGDKIYTGCGLGLEQCNEKKPCPVHDQFKGVRDRLRDMLETTTLKSLTTELSEGLTFLKR
- a CDS encoding group III truncated hemoglobin, with the protein product MKTTEKDILEISDIKVLVDTFYEKIRQDSTLGPIFNERIKDKWPEHLDKMYRFWQTILLDEHTYHGSPFVPHAKLPVDKSHFDQWIKLFYETVDALYVGEKADRAKWQGERMAEMFHSKIEYFRNNPSYKVL
- the ric gene encoding iron-sulfur cluster repair di-iron protein, which codes for MKITEQQNIGKLVAENYKAASIFKAYKIDYCCNGNRTIADVCKSQNLNAEQLIDKLENVLNSTATQSIDYKSWPADLLADYIEKKHHRYVEEKILEIKPLLEKLCSVHGENHPELHEIKELFMTSAGELTAHMKKEEFILFPFVRKMVQNKSGSGSVTSPQFGTVENPIDMMKHEHEAEGERFEKIAALSNNYTPPADACSTYTVTYALLKEFQEDLHLHIHLENNILFPQAIKMEKELVH
- a CDS encoding hemerythrin domain-containing protein; its protein translation is MENNKPIKRVKSLQFLSREHHHSLLLCWKIRRGFQKPVEPRRIKTYVDWFFENHISPHFELEEKYIYPILGKENRYVKKGIAEHRRLKRLFQGKDDIYKALNHIEEELEKHIRFEERVLFQEIQKVATPKQMEAIEQMHEEEKFEDNLSDIFWTK
- a CDS encoding 2Fe-2S iron-sulfur cluster-binding protein yields the protein MDKISITVLRNGLERKIETKPNEYKNLMFLLKDHCYPDDFGECGGMGRCATCIIKASGLKGAALEKDRNEPATLEKFRQSDPNLRLACGLHISSDLEGAIIELIEI
- a CDS encoding YceI family protein, which produces MKKLLLLIFTAVLSLNLQAQSIDKTKSIVNFKIGNMKISSVKGTFTNMSGTINFEEADLKNSSFDVCVDASTVNTKNKNRDKTLTEAGFFDVEKYPKICFKSKDIYITPDGFAAKGKLSMHGVTKDEIISFSYKNNHFNGELEVSREAYKIGDSMGNFLISDTAKLEIDCFVK
- a CDS encoding (4Fe-4S)-binding protein, whose protein sequence is MKSKTYSNNDVTILWQADKCTHAGVCVRTLPNVYDPKVRPWIKPENASGEELIAQVSKCPSGALSIVNE
- a CDS encoding GNAT family N-acetyltransferase; protein product: MSNAIEIIRTDTSERKGIFTAYLNGLAAGEMTYTWAGTQKFIIDHTGVNDGFNGRGIGKELVKAGVAFARKENVKIMPLCPFAKSYFDKHQAIHDVLYKVGG
- a CDS encoding SDR family NAD(P)-dependent oxidoreductase, which codes for MDLRIKDKIAFISGSTAGIGYAIADRLLKEGAEVIINGRSEGSIEKGITSLKNNNPNAVVSGIAADFSKVEEVNNLIAQLPNIDILINNAGIFEPKAFTDIPDEDWYRLFEVNVMSGIRLSRHVFPQMLEKNWGRIIFISSESAVFIPDEMIHYGMTKTAQLAVSRGLAELTKGTKVTVNSILPGPTKSKGVEEFLEKLATENKTTVDEVEKGFFKKDRPTSLIQRFAAVEEVADTVAYYVSELASATNGAAIRVEGGLVKSVI
- a CDS encoding nitroreductase family protein, producing the protein MMINKMTFKEIVEARRSIRKFDTEHAFKHETVEKALRLALLSPNSSNLQTWEFYRVKSADKLKLLSEACLNQGAARTASEMVVFVSRQDLWKQRANWNAQQIKNKIGERTELTKREKRGIHYYESMMKLFYDNSLWPLNSIIRQLVLAWRVVNGKPMMRFTRRNDSKVVSNKSLAIAAQTFMLAMKDQDYDTCPMEGFDSVWVRKILNLPKSADVSIIVVCGKGLPEGVTNERLRLSYDEVVFDV